In Carya illinoinensis cultivar Pawnee chromosome 10, C.illinoinensisPawnee_v1, whole genome shotgun sequence, one DNA window encodes the following:
- the LOC122279706 gene encoding (3S,6E)-nerolidol synthase 1-like, with product MAASMSTTTFFACINPPTAPNRIQKTPNSNPFSLASLPSAHKHWKISQDHDTFASTPLEYPNYGTKKHDFGGFSVQHSHKLEACRRALKKVGKDDGFESLDMINAIQRLGIDYHFEEDIDAILKGQYAKYIAHGDCGQNLHEVALRFRLLRQRGYYVPADVFNKFKDREGKFDKELGKDINGLMSLFEASQLSIEREGILDEAGIFCEQLLNAWQIRHLDDNQVSVVGNTLRNPYHKSLARFMAKKFFGNFTGRNGWYSNDLHHLAKMDFNMVQSIHQKEIVQISKWWTDVGLAQDLKFARDQPLKWYIVSMACLTDPVLSEERVELTKPISLIYIIDDIFDVHGTLEEVTLFTAAINKWDLAALEELPEYMKICFKVLTGITDEISHKIYQRHGWNPVDSLRKTWASLCNAFLVEAQWFSSGQSPKAAEYLKNAVVSSGVHVVLIHIFFLLGHGVTKETVHIVDNVPEIISSPATILRLWDDLGSAMDESQDGQDGSYIDYYMNEHKDSTVKEAREKVIDMISDSWKCLNKECLISPNQLPTKFNEACLNMARVVPLLYSYDDNHDLPSLEEHMKSMLYQSVHM from the exons ATGGCGGCCTCCATGTCCACTACAACTTTCTTTGCTTGCATCAATCCCCCAACTGCTCCAAACAGAATTCAGAAAACTCCGAATTCGAATCCCTTTAGCCTCGCCTCTTTGCCGAGTGCCCATAAACATTGGAAAATTTCCCAAGATCATGATACATTTGCTTCTACTCCTTTAGAATATCCAAACTACGGGACCAAGAAGCATGATTTT GGCGGGTTCAGCGTCCAACATTCCCATAAATTAGAAGCATGTAGGCGTGCACTAAAGAAAGTAGGAAAAGATGATGGTTTCGAAAGTTTAGACATGATTAATGCCATCCAACGCCTCGGCATTGACTACCACTTCGAGGAAGACATTGATGCAATTTTGAAAGGGCAATATGCAAAATACATTGCTCATGGTGATTGCGGTCAGAATCTTCACGAGGTTGCGTTACGCTTTCGACTGTTGAGACAACGAGGTTACTATGTTCCAGCCG ATGTTTTTAACAAGTTCAAGGATAGGGAGGGAAAGTTTGATAAAGAACTGGGTAAAGACATTAACGGATTGATGAGTTTATTTGAAGCCTCACAGCTAAGTATAGAAAGAGAAGGCATACTAGATGAAGCTGGCATCTTTTGCGAGCAGCTTCTGAATGCGTGGCAGATCAGACATCTTGATGACAACCAAGTCAGTGTCGTTGGGAATACTTTAAGGAATCCTTATCACAAAAGCTTGGCAAGGTTCATGGCGAAGAAGTTTTTTGGTAATTTCACCGGCAGAAATGGATGGTACTCGAATGATTTACACCACCTAGCAAAAATGGATTTCAATATGGTCCAATCCATACACCAGAAGGAAATTGTTCAAATCTCCAA ATGGTGGACAGATGTTGGTCTGGCACAGGACCTGAAGTTTGCAAGGGACCAACCGCTCAAATGGTACATTGTTTCCATGGCCTGTCTTACAGACCCAGTTCTATCAGAGGAAAGGGTTGAGCTCACAAAACCCATTTCTCTAATCTACATAATAGATGACATTTTCGATGTTCATGGAACGCTTGAGGAAGTCACCCTCTTCACAGCAGCCATCAACAA ATGGGATCTTGCTGCACTTGAGGAGTTACCGGAATACATGAAGATATGCTTCAAGGTTCTTACTGGCATCACTGATGAAATTAGCCACAAGATATATCAAAGGCATGGGTGGAATCCTGTAGATTCTTTAAGGAAGACG TGGGCGAGTTTGTGCAATGCTTTTCTAGTGGAGGCTCAGTGGTTTTCTTCTGGGCAATCACCAAAAGCTGCAGAGTATCTGAAAAATGCAGTTGTTAGTTCAGGAGTACATGTGGTACTAAttcacattttctttcttttgggacATGGAGTAACCAAAGAAACTGTACATATTGTTGACAATGTACCGGAAATTATATCTTCACCAGCCACAATTCTTCGGCTCTGGGATGACTTGGGAAGTGCCATG GATGAGAGTCAAGATGGCCAGGATGgatcatatatagattattacaTGAATGAACACAAGGATTCTACAGTCAAAGAAGCTCGAGAGAAGGTTATCGATATGATTTCAGATTCATGGAAATGCCTAAACAAGGAGTGTCTGATCTCTCCAAATCAACTTCCAACAAAATTCAACGAGGCTTGTCTTAATATGGCAAGAGTGGTGCCCTTGTTGTATAGTTATGACGACAACCATGACCTCCCAAGTCTCGAGGAACATATGAAATCCATGCTTTATCAGAGTGTGCATATGTAG
- the LOC122278517 gene encoding uncharacterized protein LOC122278517 gives MDRAWMHIEDRMRSNDYAAGVKTFIDMAKAHAPGRDCIRCPCRRCRNRSFHPIALVEDHLFLIGIDTSYTEWIFHGEEETVQYNTLSDEEGSDDYPYNDYIDDVDEMLDDIRVGSFMDNSSSPEANAERVPEGHTSHTPMHPNFDELLDDAKKPLYPNCSKFSKLSFIVKLLHIKIVGGWTVKSFDMVIKLLQAAFPQAHFPTSYNEARQLQRGLGFSYKKIHVCPNDCALFWKDNAEKDECPKCNASRWASSRPNQNRIPNKVLRYFPLKPRLQRLFVSKKTALVMRWHKTERVDDSTYMRHPADSHVWKDFDRKHASFAEDPRSVRLGLASDGFNSFNNMSKPYSIWPVLLVPYNLPPWLCMKDPYLMLSLLIPGPKAPGNDIDVFMRPLIDELIELWEEGVPTYDAYKREMFVLRAAILWTINDFPAYANLSGWSTKVKMACPTCNAETDSLWLVAENTVIWAIVVGWM, from the coding sequence ATGGATAGGGCTTGGATGCATATCGAAGATAGGATGCGTTCCAATGACTATGCTGCAGGCGTTAAAACATTCATAGATATGGCAAAGGCCCATGCACCGGGGAGAGACTgcattaggtgtccatgtaggAGATGCCGAAATCGATCTTTCCATCCTATTGCATTGGTTGAGGATCATTTGTTCCTCATCGGGATAGATACATCTTATACGGAATGGATATTCCATGGCGAGGAGGAAACTGTGCAATACAACACATTGTCGGATGAAGAGGGTAGTGATGACTATCCCTACAATGACTACATTGATGATGTGGacgagatgttagatgacatccgtGTTGGATCCTTCATGGACAATTCCTCTAGTCCAGAAGCTAATGCAGAGCGAGTTCCCGAAGGACACACCTCTCATACTCCAATGCACCCTAACTTCGATGAGTTGCTAGATGACGCCAAAAAGCCACTCTATCCAAATTGTTCTAAGTTCTCAAAGCTATCATTCATAGTCAAGTTGCTTCATATAAAGATTGTTGGTGGTTGGACTGTGAAGTCGTTTGACATGGTTATCAAGCTTTTGCAAGCAGCATTTCCTCAAGCACATTTCCCTACCTCATATAACGAGGCTCGCCAATTACAACGTGGGTTGGGCTTTAGTTACAAAAAGATACATGTATGTCCAAATGATTGTGCCTTATTTTGGAAAGATAATGCTGAGAAGGATGAGTGCCCTAAATGTAATGCATCTAGGTGGGCCTCAAGCAGACCTAACCAAAATAGGATACCCAACAAAGTCCTCCgatattttcctttgaagccgCGGTTGCAAAGGTTGTTTGTGTCAAAGAAGACTGCCCTAGTCATGAGATGGCATAAAACCGAGCGTGTTGATGATTCCACCTACATGAGACATCCAGCAGATTCACATGTATGGAAAGACTTTGATAGGAAGCATGCCTCATTTGCTGAAGATCCTCGTAGTGTCAGACTTGGCTTAGCGAGTGATGGGTTCAATTCATTCAATAACATGAGCAAGCCGTACAGTATTTGGCCAGTGCTACTTGTTCCTTACAACTTGCCTCCTTGGTTATGCATGAAGGATCCGTACTTGATGTTGTCGTTGTTAATCCCTGGACCAAAGGCACCAGGAAATGATATTGACGTGTTCATGCGTCCACTAATAGATGAGTTGATAGAATTATGGGAAGAGGGAGTTCCCACGTATGATGCATACAAAAGAGAAATGTTTGTATTGAGGGCGGCAATTCTCTGGACTATTAATGACTTTCCAGCATATGCTAATCTTTCCGGCTGGAGCACAAAGGTTAAGATGGCTTGCCCTACTTGTAATGCAGAAACAGATTCATTGTGGTTGGTGGCCGAAAACACTGTTATATGGGCCATCGTCGTTGGTTGGATGTAG